One Curtobacterium sp. BH-2-1-1 genomic region harbors:
- the coxB gene encoding cytochrome c oxidase subunit II, with translation MRSNRRIRWAAVPVAVGLVIALAGCTQQQLNGWLPGTEETKDVTNHTSRIVGLWTTSWVVLLAVGLIVWGLIIWAAIVYRRRKGQTGLPVQMRYNMPLEIFYTIVPLILVLGFFAFTAKDQAAIEQPFKNADATIHVYGKRWAWDFNYINEDDKSKSVYYQGIQAQEEENANGAIDESQLPTLYLPKGKKVHIELSSRDVDHSFWIIDFLYKKDMLPGKTNDEYFIPQKLGTYQGKCAELCGEYHSLMLFQVKVVTPAEYQKYLDSLEEQGKVGLLGNEYNTNTNEPNDKTPVTASSDNK, from the coding sequence GTGCGTTCGAATCGCCGTATACGTTGGGCGGCCGTCCCGGTGGCCGTCGGTCTGGTCATCGCACTGGCTGGTTGCACGCAGCAGCAGCTGAACGGATGGCTCCCCGGCACGGAGGAGACGAAGGACGTCACCAACCACACGAGCCGTATCGTCGGCCTGTGGACCACCAGCTGGGTCGTGCTGCTCGCGGTCGGTCTGATCGTGTGGGGCCTCATCATCTGGGCAGCGATCGTCTACCGCCGCCGCAAGGGCCAGACCGGCCTGCCGGTGCAGATGCGCTACAACATGCCGCTCGAGATCTTCTACACGATCGTGCCGCTGATCCTCGTGCTCGGCTTCTTCGCCTTCACCGCCAAGGACCAGGCCGCGATCGAGCAGCCGTTCAAGAACGCCGACGCGACGATCCACGTCTACGGCAAGCGCTGGGCGTGGGACTTCAACTACATCAACGAGGACGACAAGTCCAAGAGCGTCTACTACCAGGGCATCCAGGCCCAGGAAGAAGAGAACGCCAACGGCGCGATCGACGAGTCGCAGCTCCCGACCCTCTACCTGCCCAAGGGCAAGAAGGTCCACATCGAGCTCTCGTCCCGCGACGTCGACCACTCGTTCTGGATCATCGACTTCCTCTACAAGAAGGACATGCTCCCGGGCAAGACGAACGACGAGTACTTCATCCCGCAGAAGCTCGGTACCTACCAGGGCAAGTGCGCGGAGCTGTGCGGTGAGTACCACTCGCTCATGCTCTTCCAGGTGAAGGTCGTCACCCCGGCCGAGTACCAGAAGTACCTCGACTCGCTCGAGGAGCAGGGCAAGGTCGGTCTGCTCGGCAACGAGTACAACACCAACACGAACGAACCCAACGACAAGACGCCCGTCACGGCGTCGAGCGACAACAAGTAG
- a CDS encoding iron-sulfur cluster assembly accessory protein, whose amino-acid sequence MSDTITDHAPTTEAPSHGVLLSDAAAAKVASLLEQEGRDDLRLRLAVQPGGCSGLIYQLYFDERLLDGDSTAEFGDGVEVVVDKMSVPYLDGASIDFEDTIQKQGFTIDNPNAQGSCACGDSFH is encoded by the coding sequence ATGAGCGACACCATCACCGACCACGCACCGACGACCGAGGCGCCGTCGCACGGCGTCCTGCTCAGCGACGCGGCCGCGGCGAAGGTGGCGAGCCTCCTCGAACAGGAAGGCCGCGACGACCTCCGCCTGCGCCTCGCCGTCCAGCCCGGCGGGTGCTCCGGCCTGATCTACCAGCTCTACTTCGACGAGCGCCTGCTCGACGGCGACTCCACGGCCGAGTTCGGCGACGGCGTCGAGGTCGTCGTCGACAAGATGAGCGTCCCGTACCTCGACGGCGCCTCGATCGACTTCGAGGACACCATCCAGAAGCAGGGCTTCACGATCGACAACCCCAACGCGCAGGGCAGCTGCGCGTGCGGTGACAGCTTCCACTGA
- a CDS encoding dipeptidase has product MTDTDQHAAATDPALLDALREHVQGSLPSTIADLSDLVRIPSVSWSAYDESNVLASARAVADLARSTGVFADDQVEIIRSAISDDDPHELGQPAVLAVRPARNGKPTVMLYAHHDVQPQGDDALWETPPFEPTLRGDRLYGRGASDDKAGVMTHIASLRALHAQFGDDLELGVVLFIEGEEEFGSRSFRTFLREQQEHLAADVIVVADSDNWSTEVPSITVSLRGNVTFKLTLTTLEHASHSGMFGGAAPDAMIPMVRLLASLHDDDGAVAVEGLSSYDADVPERTEEQLAADAALLPGVRPVGRGDVLSRMWFQPSITVTGMDVPSVANASNTLLPTVSARVSVRVAPGQAATDAYAAVERHLRAHVPFGARMEISEPDAGDGFLVDTAGWAVQEARTAMAEGWGESPVEQGIGGSIPFVSDLAAQFPEAQILVTGVEDPDTRAHSPNESQHLGVLHRAIASETILLARLATRG; this is encoded by the coding sequence ATGACCGACACCGACCAGCACGCCGCCGCCACCGACCCCGCACTCCTCGACGCCCTCCGCGAACACGTGCAGGGATCGCTGCCCTCGACGATCGCCGACCTGTCCGACCTGGTGCGGATCCCGTCGGTGTCGTGGTCGGCGTACGACGAGTCGAACGTGCTCGCGAGCGCCCGTGCCGTGGCGGACCTGGCCCGGAGCACCGGCGTCTTCGCGGACGACCAGGTCGAGATCATCCGGTCGGCGATCAGTGACGACGACCCGCACGAGCTCGGTCAGCCCGCGGTCCTCGCGGTCCGCCCGGCCCGCAACGGCAAGCCGACCGTGATGCTCTACGCCCACCACGACGTCCAGCCGCAGGGCGACGACGCGCTCTGGGAGACCCCGCCGTTCGAGCCGACGCTGCGTGGCGACCGCCTGTACGGCCGCGGTGCCTCGGACGACAAGGCCGGCGTGATGACCCACATCGCGTCGCTCCGGGCGCTGCACGCGCAGTTCGGGGACGACCTGGAGCTCGGCGTCGTCCTGTTCATCGAGGGCGAGGAGGAGTTCGGCTCGCGGTCGTTCCGCACGTTCCTCCGCGAGCAGCAGGAGCACCTCGCCGCCGACGTCATCGTCGTCGCGGACAGCGACAACTGGTCGACCGAGGTCCCGTCGATCACCGTCTCCCTGCGCGGCAACGTCACCTTCAAGCTGACCCTGACGACCCTCGAGCACGCGAGCCACAGCGGCATGTTCGGGGGAGCGGCGCCGGACGCCATGATCCCGATGGTCCGTCTGCTCGCCTCGCTGCACGACGACGACGGCGCCGTCGCGGTCGAGGGCCTCTCCTCGTACGACGCCGACGTGCCCGAGCGCACCGAGGAGCAGCTCGCCGCCGACGCGGCACTGCTCCCGGGGGTCCGTCCGGTCGGCCGTGGCGACGTGCTCTCGCGGATGTGGTTCCAGCCGTCGATCACCGTGACGGGCATGGACGTACCGAGCGTCGCGAACGCGTCGAACACCCTGCTGCCGACGGTCTCCGCCCGGGTCTCGGTGCGGGTCGCGCCGGGACAGGCCGCGACGGACGCGTACGCCGCGGTCGAGCGGCACCTGCGGGCGCACGTGCCGTTCGGCGCCCGGATGGAGATCAGCGAGCCGGACGCCGGAGACGGGTTCCTCGTGGACACCGCCGGGTGGGCGGTCCAGGAAGCGCGGACCGCGATGGCCGAGGGCTGGGGCGAGTCGCCCGTCGAGCAGGGCATCGGCGGCTCGATCCCGTTCGTCTCGGACCTCGCCGCCCAGTTCCCGGAGGCGCAGATCCTCGTGACCGGCGTCGAGGACCCGGACACCCGCGCGCACAGCCCGAACGAGTCGCAGCACCTCGGCGTCCTGCACCGCGCCATCGCATCGGAGACGATCCTGCTCGCGCGTCTCGCGACTCGCGGCTGA
- a CDS encoding quinone-dependent dihydroorotate dehydrogenase, with product MSGIAERIVRGGYSVVFRSVFANMDPERAHHIAFAVIKWLPHLPVVGRLVERYSRPSAADGVTTMGIHFPSRFGLAAGFDKDARGIAGLGVLGFGHVEVGTITAKPQPGNERPRLFRLIPDRALINRMGFNNHGAAAAARRLERARRNPGRPVIGVNIGKSRVVAVEDAVDDYLESTRRLAPFADYLAVNVSSPNTPGLRGLQELDQLRPLLTAVRDAAGKVPVLVKIAPDLTDEQIDAIAGLAVSLGLAGVIANNTTISRSGLRTPAADVEAMGAGGLSGAPVAARSLEVLRRVRAAVPSDFCVIAVGGVTTEQDVQDRIDAGATLVQGYTAFLYEGPTWATRINRLRRRRLGRAAR from the coding sequence GTGAGCGGCATCGCGGAACGGATCGTCCGCGGCGGGTACTCCGTCGTGTTCCGCTCGGTGTTCGCCAACATGGACCCCGAGCGCGCGCACCACATCGCGTTCGCGGTGATCAAGTGGCTGCCGCACCTGCCCGTCGTCGGACGACTCGTCGAGCGCTACTCGCGGCCCTCCGCCGCCGACGGCGTGACGACCATGGGGATCCACTTCCCGTCCCGCTTCGGCCTGGCCGCCGGGTTCGACAAGGACGCCCGGGGGATCGCCGGACTCGGTGTCCTCGGGTTCGGGCACGTCGAGGTCGGCACCATCACCGCCAAGCCGCAGCCCGGCAACGAGCGCCCGCGGCTCTTCCGGCTCATCCCCGACCGCGCCCTCATCAACCGCATGGGCTTCAACAACCACGGTGCCGCCGCAGCAGCACGTCGGTTGGAGCGTGCCCGCCGCAACCCCGGACGACCCGTCATCGGCGTGAACATCGGCAAGAGCCGGGTCGTCGCCGTCGAGGACGCCGTCGACGACTACCTCGAGTCGACGCGCAGGCTCGCGCCGTTCGCGGACTACCTCGCGGTCAACGTCAGCTCGCCGAACACGCCTGGGCTGCGCGGTCTGCAGGAGCTCGACCAGCTCCGCCCGCTGCTCACTGCCGTGCGCGACGCCGCCGGCAAGGTGCCCGTGCTGGTGAAGATCGCGCCGGATCTCACCGACGAGCAGATCGACGCGATCGCCGGACTGGCCGTCTCCCTCGGGTTGGCCGGCGTCATCGCGAACAACACCACGATCTCCCGCTCGGGACTCCGCACGCCGGCGGCGGACGTCGAGGCGATGGGTGCCGGGGGACTGTCCGGCGCACCGGTCGCGGCTCGGTCGCTCGAGGTCCTGCGGCGGGTCCGGGCCGCGGTGCCGTCGGACTTCTGCGTGATCGCGGTCGGCGGCGTCACGACCGAGCAGGACGTGCAGGACCGCATCGACGCCGGGGCGACCCTGGTGCAGGGCTACACGGCGTTCCTCTACGAGGGGCCGACCTGGGCGACGCGGATCAACCGGCTCCGGCGGCGGCGGTTGGGGCGCGCGGCGCGCTGA
- a CDS encoding DUF3043 domain-containing protein, whose amino-acid sequence MAKAAPKTNTTVNPSEAELLEQGKGRPTPTRREREAANRRPIVGGSAEDKKAARARLTNEREKARVGMANGEERYLPAKDKGEQRKFVRDWIDARWNVGEIMMPVLVLFLIVGFAASQTVIASYSLLLVWAFVALFVLDCIVLWLSFRKKLTAKFGSMQRGTFLYILTRAWQLRFLRLPKPQVKRGQYPTV is encoded by the coding sequence GTGGCGAAGGCAGCCCCCAAGACCAACACGACCGTCAACCCGTCCGAGGCCGAGCTCCTCGAACAGGGGAAGGGCCGTCCGACGCCGACCCGTCGCGAGCGCGAGGCGGCGAACCGCCGTCCCATCGTCGGCGGCTCCGCCGAGGACAAGAAGGCGGCTCGTGCCCGGCTCACGAACGAGCGCGAGAAGGCCCGCGTCGGCATGGCCAACGGCGAGGAGCGCTACCTCCCCGCGAAGGACAAGGGCGAGCAGCGCAAGTTCGTGCGCGACTGGATCGACGCCCGCTGGAACGTCGGCGAGATCATGATGCCGGTGCTCGTGCTGTTCCTCATCGTCGGGTTTGCCGCGTCGCAGACCGTGATCGCGTCGTACTCGCTGCTGCTCGTGTGGGCGTTCGTGGCGCTCTTCGTGCTCGACTGCATCGTGCTCTGGCTGTCGTTCCGCAAGAAGCTGACGGCCAAGTTCGGCTCGATGCAGCGCGGGACGTTCCTCTACATCCTCACGCGGGCGTGGCAGCTGCGCTTCCTGCGCCTGCCGAAGCCGCAGGTCAAGCGCGGGCAGTACCCCACCGTCTGA